The following proteins come from a genomic window of Candidatus Methanoperedens sp.:
- a CDS encoding alpha/beta fold hydrolase, translating into MGDVMMAGKIEINGKTINVNGLDIFYLESGKGSPVVLLHGWPTSSYLWRNIIPSLAKTRRVIAPDLIGYGRSDKPLDIIYSLDNQSKILGEFLDGLGLNKTALVVHDFGGPIGMLWAVRNPEKLERLAILNTFLHPRLPFFMALLFLATRIPGVDKLFATPWGVATTIKLGISNKEALTKELIEAYQAPFKHIDAQKALQKAFNDTKLNELNEVIQRLPALEVPIFILYGENDIWLAPEMIRIKNELPNAHIRAIPECSHFLQEDQPEIVSELLVEFFSK; encoded by the coding sequence ATGGGTGATGTAATGATGGCAGGCAAGATCGAAATCAATGGTAAGACCATTAACGTAAATGGATTGGATATTTTTTATCTTGAATCCGGAAAAGGAAGCCCGGTAGTGCTTCTACACGGCTGGCCCACCTCCTCCTATCTCTGGCGCAATATCATACCTTCTCTTGCAAAGACGCGGCGGGTGATTGCGCCTGATCTCATCGGTTATGGCCGGTCGGATAAGCCACTGGATATCATATATTCCCTCGATAACCAATCGAAGATCCTTGGCGAATTCCTGGATGGGCTTGGACTTAACAAAACTGCATTGGTAGTTCACGATTTTGGAGGGCCTATTGGCATGCTCTGGGCTGTAAGAAATCCCGAAAAGCTTGAACGCCTGGCGATCCTGAACACCTTTCTTCATCCCAGACTCCCGTTTTTTATGGCTCTATTGTTTCTTGCAACAAGGATACCGGGTGTCGATAAATTGTTCGCCACACCATGGGGAGTAGCCACAACAATAAAATTAGGCATATCAAATAAAGAAGCATTAACAAAGGAACTTATAGAAGCATACCAGGCGCCGTTTAAACACATAGATGCACAAAAAGCACTTCAAAAGGCATTTAATGATACAAAACTTAATGAACTGAATGAAGTGATACAGAGACTTCCGGCCCTGGAAGTTCCTATTTTTATTCTTTATGGTGAAAATGACATCTGGCTTGCGCCTGAAATGATTCGGATAAAAAATGAACTCCCGAATGCCCATATCAGGGCAATCCCGGAGTGCAGCCATTTTCTGCAGGAAGACCAACCTGAGATAGTAAGCGAACTTTTAGTGGAATTTTTTTCTAAGTAA
- a CDS encoding Cro/Cl family transcriptional regulator — protein sequence MYKYLASTAIINWHDTLIKDLAALLSDKCDSQQDIAKNCFEWVRDNIKHSYDHKLDPVTCKASDVLVHKTGYCYAKSHLLAALLRANGIPAGLCYQRLSLEGNGSPYCLHGLNAVYLEEFGWYRIDARGNKPGVDARFCPPVEKLAFLANSKLEADLPEIWAEPLVEVVNILIKSKTYLEVYNNLPDVEIINPKLSDWSI from the coding sequence ATGTATAAATATTTAGCATCGACAGCAATTATTAATTGGCATGACACATTAATTAAAGACTTGGCGGCACTCCTTTCTGACAAATGTGATTCACAACAAGATATTGCTAAGAACTGTTTTGAATGGGTTAGAGACAATATCAAACATAGCTATGATCATAAATTGGATCCTGTCACTTGTAAGGCATCTGATGTCCTGGTGCACAAAACAGGTTATTGCTACGCAAAAAGCCATCTTCTTGCTGCTTTACTTCGTGCCAATGGTATTCCAGCAGGCTTATGCTACCAGAGGCTAAGTCTCGAAGGAAACGGATCTCCTTATTGTCTCCATGGTCTAAACGCAGTTTATCTGGAGGAGTTTGGATGGTACCGGATTGATGCTCGTGGTAATAAACCTGGCGTTGACGCCCGGTTTTGCCCTCCTGTTGAGAAGCTGGCATTCTTGGCAAATTCCAAGCTTGAGGCAGACTTGCCGGAAATATGGGCTGAACCACTTGTCGAGGTTGTTAATATATTAATCAAATCAAAAACTTATTTAGAGGTTTACAATAATTTACCTGATGTAGAGATCATAAATCCGAAATTGTCAGATTGGAGCATTTAA
- a CDS encoding epoxyqueuosine reductase → MLIKSNKNLNQQLHNLASINGIDHFGVADLSQAHTAILEQGGSFIAGFPFSISIGISLLNPIVDLLPQRNEKAVRVIYRHNAYDIVNLRLDIAASIISVHLQKSGFRALPIPSSKRVDDERICASFSHKLGANLAGLGWIGKSCLFITPECGPRVRWATILTDAPIESTGKIRQEQCGDCRECIDICPTHAITGRLFRANEPREDRFDARKCDRYFDSMEEKNEIAVCGMCLYVCPYGRRRKI, encoded by the coding sequence ATGTTAATTAAAAGTAATAAGAATTTGAATCAGCAACTACACAATTTAGCATCTATTAATGGAATTGATCATTTTGGTGTTGCCGATCTTTCACAAGCCCATACGGCTATACTTGAACAGGGTGGTAGCTTCATAGCCGGCTTTCCTTTCTCCATCTCTATTGGGATATCCCTGCTTAATCCAATTGTCGATCTTTTGCCACAGCGAAATGAAAAAGCGGTGAGAGTAATTTACCGTCATAACGCTTATGATATAGTGAATTTACGACTGGATATTGCAGCCTCAATTATTAGTGTTCATCTCCAAAAATCCGGGTTCAGGGCTTTACCGATTCCTTCCTCAAAGCGTGTAGATGATGAACGTATTTGTGCATCTTTCTCACATAAGCTGGGTGCTAATCTGGCCGGGCTGGGATGGATCGGAAAGAGTTGTTTGTTTATCACGCCAGAATGCGGACCAAGAGTCCGTTGGGCAACTATACTGACTGATGCACCAATAGAATCCACTGGGAAGATACGGCAGGAACAATGCGGGGATTGCAGGGAGTGCATTGACATTTGCCCGACACATGCGATCACAGGGAGACTATTCAGGGCGAACGAACCACGGGAAGATAGATTTGATGCACGAAAGTGTGACCGGTATTTCGATTCAATGGAAGAAAAAAATGAGATAGCAGTATGCGGGATGTGTTTGTATGTGTGTCCATACGGAAGAAGACGGAAAATATGA
- a CDS encoding DUF2867 domain-containing protein: MMINKEVHFARPWKVNKIANDFTLWDVWEIPICATNSRTENFQSFYKIAFEAFNKIQNNRTLVGFLFTIRFWLNKVLPLDNNINTLPIPGCYETTVRSRLKSNDLINSKIGMNIKANNTDLEFRSVYLFENESLHELSNDTVHGLIHVGWIKKTDNCYTATLAIYVKPRGIYGKAYLKVIEPFRHYIVYPAMMKAMKAQWQEYLLSK, from the coding sequence ATGATGATAAATAAAGAAGTCCATTTTGCCCGTCCATGGAAAGTCAATAAAATTGCAAATGATTTTACTTTATGGGATGTCTGGGAAATCCCGATCTGCGCAACTAATTCCAGAACCGAGAATTTTCAGTCCTTTTATAAAATTGCTTTTGAAGCATTTAATAAAATCCAAAATAACAGAACATTAGTCGGCTTTCTTTTTACTATACGATTCTGGCTAAACAAGGTTTTGCCCCTTGACAATAACATTAATACCTTACCTATACCAGGCTGTTATGAAACGACAGTTAGGAGCCGATTAAAAAGCAATGACCTTATAAATAGTAAAATTGGAATGAATATCAAAGCAAATAATACTGATCTGGAATTTAGATCTGTCTATCTATTTGAGAATGAGAGTTTGCATGAACTTTCCAATGATACAGTGCATGGTCTCATCCATGTTGGCTGGATTAAAAAAACAGATAATTGCTACACTGCAACGCTGGCCATTTATGTCAAACCCAGGGGGATTTACGGAAAGGCATATCTAAAAGTGATTGAACCTTTTCGCCATTATATTGTCTATCCGGCAATGATGAAAGCAATGAAGGCACAATGGCAGGAATATCTTTTATCAAAATGA
- a CDS encoding PadR family transcriptional regulator: MVIFNIFFSFITCRKKRFIYNSPPMNYMDGRIANVEVALLEIIKEKNETSGYEVRRIIEERGYKEWANIGKTSIYVGIKKLEKKGLITVNSLQKKKGKGPLPNKINLTKLGEKVVVEEIKKALLSQKNLPLYYLGIAGIRLINKDSALEILKRREISNLKIIEKINEIFKGKGGDSLPLEAKALFEHPISLIKSDNQFLMKFIKELKDEKNG, from the coding sequence ATGGTGATCTTCAACATATTTTTTTCTTTCATAACTTGCAGAAAGAAAAGATTTATATACAATAGTCCACCTATGAACTATATGGATGGTAGAATTGCCAATGTAGAGGTAGCACTACTTGAAATAATCAAGGAGAAGAATGAAACCAGTGGTTATGAGGTTAGAAGAATTATTGAAGAAAGAGGTTATAAAGAATGGGCCAATATAGGCAAAACTTCAATTTATGTCGGAATTAAGAAATTGGAGAAAAAAGGCCTTATTACAGTAAATTCTTTGCAAAAGAAAAAAGGTAAAGGACCTCTTCCTAACAAAATCAATCTCACTAAATTGGGTGAAAAAGTTGTAGTTGAGGAAATTAAAAAAGCATTATTATCACAAAAAAATCTTCCTTTATATTATCTTGGTATTGCAGGGATCAGGTTAATCAATAAAGATAGTGCCTTAGAAATATTAAAGCGAAGAGAAATATCTAATCTGAAAATTATTGAAAAAATAAATGAGATTTTTAAGGGAAAAGGCGGCGACAGTTTACCTTTGGAGGCAAAAGCTTTGTTTGAACATCCAATATCACTTATAAAATCAGACAATCAATTTCTTATGAAATTTATCAAAGAACTAAAGGATGAAAAGAATGGATAA
- a CDS encoding flavodoxin family protein has product MKILGIVGSPRKGSSTDLLTDMVLQGAVSKGAAVEKINIADLNLAFCTGCMECRQNGVCKITNEDSDDDLAMIINKIAEADGIVLASPVYIRHVPGQFKNLFDRLFSQFIITPGKNPPEIKCRIPGKRNSVVIAACGNPDIKMAMETLEFLKNAAFRCGNGGAVVSELVAGGLMFPGQINADKKTLLDFASNFNIPEPEVENMMKQHISIREQAYQSGQKLALIKR; this is encoded by the coding sequence ATGAAGATATTAGGAATTGTAGGCAGTCCAAGGAAAGGCAGCAGTACCGACCTTTTGACGGACATGGTATTGCAAGGAGCAGTTTCCAAAGGAGCAGCAGTTGAAAAAATAAACATCGCCGACCTGAATCTTGCATTTTGTACCGGGTGTATGGAATGCAGGCAAAATGGTGTTTGCAAGATAACTAATGAGGATTCTGATGATGATCTTGCCATGATAATCAATAAAATAGCAGAAGCTGATGGGATTGTGCTGGCATCTCCGGTATATATCAGGCACGTTCCCGGGCAGTTCAAGAATTTATTTGACAGGCTATTTTCCCAGTTCATTATTACACCGGGAAAAAATCCCCCGGAAATAAAATGCCGTATCCCGGGTAAGAGGAATAGTGTTGTTATTGCAGCCTGCGGAAATCCGGATATTAAAATGGCAATGGAGACGCTGGAATTCCTGAAGAATGCTGCATTCAGGTGCGGGAACGGTGGGGCTGTTGTTTCGGAACTGGTAGCAGGAGGTTTAATGTTTCCCGGGCAGATTAATGCAGATAAGAAAACACTATTAGATTTTGCATCAAATTTCAATATCCCTGAACCGGAAGTGGAGAATATGATGAAACAACATATATCAATTAGAGAACAGGCGTATCAGAGTGGGCAGAAGCTTGCATTAATAAAGAGGTAA
- a CDS encoding PadR family transcriptional regulator yields the protein MRGMLSFLIMWFLSKRPMYGEEIAQELEKMKGTKPTPGTIYPALKHLQNNGLIVSQKDGRNVIYSLTEKGTITSKKAFEYFCNMFEPVFKDCLKAKNLK from the coding sequence ATGAGGGGAATGCTTTCGTTTTTGATAATGTGGTTTCTCTCGAAAAGACCCATGTATGGCGAGGAGATCGCGCAGGAACTTGAAAAAATGAAAGGAACAAAACCCACCCCAGGCACGATATATCCTGCACTAAAACATCTGCAGAATAATGGTCTCATAGTATCACAGAAAGATGGGAGGAATGTCATCTATTCCCTCACAGAAAAAGGCACAATAACATCAAAAAAAGCATTTGAATATTTCTGCAATATGTTTGAACCCGTTTTCAAGGATTGTTTAAAGGCAAAAAATCTTAAATAA
- a CDS encoding winged helix-turn-helix transcriptional regulator, which yields MLDLETNMVKKCDMRETCKSSFTGFLQKNAGLLKNEKVPEDAILKTQSELNEMRSNAPSKQCEKCFSQVQGLFGNQVNLMRSLRIYSSNEEQKHETSPVPEEFIAEVFEPLSNKQRLQILKAIEIETKTFSSLSELTGLRGGNLLFHLQKLLDSGMILQRHERGDYMITDKGFKVMKSVSEMYSVLKS from the coding sequence ATGCTCGATCTTGAAACCAACATGGTCAAAAAATGCGATATGCGGGAGACCTGTAAATCAAGCTTTACAGGGTTCCTGCAAAAGAATGCAGGTCTATTAAAGAATGAAAAAGTTCCTGAAGATGCTATTTTGAAAACCCAGTCCGAATTAAATGAAATGAGAAGTAATGCACCATCAAAGCAGTGCGAGAAATGCTTTTCACAGGTACAGGGCCTCTTTGGGAATCAGGTCAATTTAATGCGTTCTCTCAGGATATATAGTTCTAATGAAGAACAAAAACATGAGACATCCCCTGTTCCGGAAGAATTCATAGCGGAGGTATTTGAACCATTATCCAATAAACAGCGCCTTCAAATTTTAAAAGCGATAGAGATAGAAACAAAAACCTTTTCTTCCCTTTCGGAACTTACAGGGCTTCGAGGAGGAAATTTATTATTCCATTTACAAAAATTGCTTGACAGCGGGATGATCTTGCAGCGCCATGAGCGCGGGGATTACATGATAACTGATAAAGGATTCAAGGTCATGAAAAGTGTCAGTGAGATGTATTCGGTTTTGAAGTCCTGA
- a CDS encoding bifunctional N(6)-L-threonylcarbamoyladenine synthase/serine/threonine protein kinase, with protein sequence MSGISILGIEGTAWNLSAAIVDENDVIAETTATYRPATGGIHPREAAQHHANHITKVVRETLEKGGRKIDAVAFSQGPGLGPCLRTVATAARALALSLDVPLIGVNHCIAHIEVGRWKTQALDPVTLYVSGANSQVLAYRKSRYRVFGETLDIGIGNALDKFARSAGLAHPGGPKVEELAKKASQYIQLPYTVKGMDFSFSGLTTAAQESAKKYPLPDICHSFQETAFAMLVEVTERAVAHTGKNEVLLAGGVGANSRLREMLTVMCEDRGIDFYVPEKRFMGDNGAMIAYLGLLMYKSGYRTTIAESKVNPDFRPDEAEVKWNPQAVDMFKEKRPDQKGKIASGAEAVITLSGNTIVKTRISKRYRIREIDETLRKERTRSEARLISEARRCGVPTPIIRDLTDFEIKMEYIDVTALKKVITPSLSEQTGELIGRLHTYGIIHGDLTTSNILFRDGKLYLIDFGLAYLDKTVEARGVDVHVLFQTFESTHEFHEELIEAFKKGYARTFAGADEVMGRVKDIEGRGRYA encoded by the coding sequence ATGTCTGGAATATCTATTCTCGGAATTGAAGGGACGGCATGGAACCTGAGCGCAGCAATTGTTGATGAAAATGATGTTATTGCAGAGACTACGGCCACATATCGGCCTGCGACCGGCGGCATCCATCCACGTGAGGCTGCACAGCACCATGCAAACCATATTACAAAAGTGGTAAGGGAAACCCTGGAGAAAGGAGGACGAAAAATAGATGCAGTGGCATTTTCCCAGGGACCGGGACTTGGCCCGTGTCTTCGTACCGTTGCAACAGCGGCAAGGGCGCTTGCATTATCGCTTGATGTTCCCCTGATAGGGGTAAACCACTGCATTGCACATATTGAGGTGGGAAGATGGAAAACGCAAGCATTAGACCCGGTGACATTATACGTAAGCGGTGCGAACTCGCAGGTTCTGGCATACAGGAAAAGCCGTTACAGGGTTTTCGGGGAAACGCTTGATATCGGAATCGGCAACGCCCTTGATAAATTCGCAAGGTCTGCCGGGTTGGCGCATCCCGGAGGACCAAAAGTAGAAGAACTTGCAAAGAAGGCTTCGCAATATATCCAGCTGCCGTATACTGTAAAAGGTATGGATTTCTCATTCTCGGGATTGACAACAGCAGCACAGGAATCTGCCAAAAAATACCCTCTTCCTGATATCTGCCATTCGTTCCAGGAAACTGCTTTTGCAATGCTTGTAGAGGTAACAGAACGCGCCGTTGCACATACAGGAAAAAATGAAGTCCTGCTTGCAGGGGGGGTAGGAGCGAATTCGCGCCTTCGTGAGATGCTTACTGTCATGTGTGAGGACAGGGGTATTGATTTTTATGTTCCGGAAAAAAGGTTCATGGGCGATAATGGCGCAATGATCGCTTATCTTGGTCTCCTGATGTATAAATCGGGGTACAGGACAACAATTGCGGAATCAAAGGTCAATCCCGACTTCAGGCCGGATGAGGCCGAAGTGAAATGGAATCCTCAGGCTGTTGATATGTTTAAAGAAAAAAGGCCTGACCAGAAGGGAAAAATCGCAAGTGGCGCCGAAGCTGTGATCACACTTTCCGGGAATACGATCGTAAAGACAAGGATATCGAAACGGTACCGCATCAGGGAAATAGATGAGACCTTACGCAAGGAGAGAACACGTTCAGAAGCAAGACTTATTTCAGAGGCTCGAAGATGCGGTGTTCCAACCCCCATAATCAGGGATTTAACGGATTTTGAAATAAAAATGGAATACATAGATGTGACAGCCCTGAAAAAAGTGATTACCCCTTCGTTGAGTGAACAGACAGGAGAACTGATAGGGCGGTTGCATACGTATGGGATTATTCATGGCGATCTTACCACCTCGAATATATTATTCAGGGATGGCAAACTCTACCTGATCGATTTTGGTCTAGCGTATCTTGATAAGACAGTGGAAGCGCGGGGAGTTGATGTGCATGTGCTTTTCCAGACTTTTGAGAGCACGCATGAGTTCCATGAAGAGCTTATTGAGGCTTTTAAAAAAGGATATGCAAGGACATTTGCGGGTGCGGATGAGGTTATGGGAAGGGTGAAAGATATTGAAGGTAGGGGGAGATATGCGTGA
- the eif1A gene encoding translation initiation factor eIF-1A has product MNRRDNNSQQPEEFTRVRVPQKKAGEVLGTVESLLGANKLRVRCMDGVVRITRIPGKMKKSTWIREGDVVIVVPWAFQTEKADIIWKYSGPQVNWLERKGFLKS; this is encoded by the coding sequence CTGAACAGACGAGATAATAACAGCCAGCAACCGGAAGAATTTACGAGAGTCCGGGTGCCGCAAAAAAAAGCGGGCGAAGTGCTGGGCACTGTTGAAAGTCTGTTGGGGGCTAATAAGCTGCGCGTAAGGTGTATGGATGGCGTAGTAAGGATCACTCGCATTCCCGGAAAAATGAAAAAAAGTACCTGGATAAGGGAAGGAGATGTTGTTATAGTTGTGCCGTGGGCTTTCCAGACCGAAAAAGCTGACATCATCTGGAAATACAGCGGGCCACAGGTAAACTGGCTTGAGAGAAAAGGTTTTTTGAAAAGTTAA
- a CDS encoding serine protein kinase RIO yields the protein MASDKKLSRMDEKVDEFRMRLKDSDLKQVFDDVFDTATLMALYDLSKKDYINALGGCFSTGKEANLFHATAKKDDISEVAVKIYMISTANFNSMKDYILGDPRFQGIRHAKKDIILAWTKKEFKNLKRAQEAGVRVPEPYTTQRNILLMEFIGKDGIPMPQLKDVKLTTEEASHIFNLLVDYMNRLYSKAKLVHADLSEYNILVDMNKMEPVIIDMGQSVLTSHFNAETYLRRDVANIARFFRKLNIPVNEDDIISIIKKNKEEEQ from the coding sequence ATGGCCAGTGATAAGAAGCTTTCCCGCATGGATGAGAAAGTCGATGAGTTTCGCATGCGGTTAAAGGATTCTGATCTGAAACAGGTATTTGACGATGTTTTTGACACAGCCACATTGATGGCTCTCTATGACCTTTCAAAAAAGGATTATATTAACGCGCTTGGAGGTTGTTTCAGTACCGGGAAAGAAGCAAATCTTTTCCATGCTACAGCAAAAAAAGATGATATTTCCGAAGTCGCAGTAAAGATTTACATGATATCAACTGCTAATTTTAATTCCATGAAAGATTACATCTTGGGAGACCCCAGGTTCCAGGGGATAAGGCATGCAAAAAAAGATATTATTCTCGCATGGACAAAAAAAGAATTCAAAAACCTGAAACGTGCACAGGAGGCCGGGGTAAGGGTACCAGAACCCTATACTACACAGAGGAACATATTGTTAATGGAATTTATCGGGAAAGATGGTATTCCGATGCCTCAACTGAAAGATGTTAAACTGACGACAGAGGAAGCATCACATATTTTTAACTTGCTGGTCGATTATATGAACAGGCTATATTCAAAGGCAAAACTTGTCCATGCAGATCTTAGCGAATATAATATATTGGTCGATATGAATAAGATGGAACCAGTAATAATTGATATGGGGCAATCGGTACTTACCAGTCATTTCAATGCAGAAACTTACCTGCGGCGCGATGTTGCAAATATCGCTCGCTTTTTCAGAAAATTAAATATTCCGGTAAATGAAGATGATATTATTTCAATCATAAAGAAAAATAAAGAGGAAGAACAATGA
- a CDS encoding RNA-processing protein (similar to yeast Dim2p protein that is essential for 40S ribosomal subunit; structural studies show binding to 3' end of 16S rRNA in complex with archaeal IF2 alpha) encodes MTEHIKIPLERIAVLVGPKGQTKELIEEKSTATLNIDSESGDVEIANPTDPLMGMRAKEVVQAIARGFSPEKALKLFDHDLLMFETIDLSNIARTEKDLMRIRGRLIGKDGKTREIFESLTSAYISVYGKTVSLIGYPEQNTVARTGINMLLEGSAHGPVYSFLEKKKSDLKRAELGL; translated from the coding sequence ATGACAGAGCATATTAAAATACCACTTGAAAGAATAGCGGTCCTTGTTGGCCCGAAAGGCCAGACTAAAGAACTCATTGAGGAAAAATCAACAGCAACGTTAAATATTGATAGCGAAAGCGGGGATGTGGAAATTGCAAATCCGACCGATCCGCTTATGGGAATGCGCGCAAAGGAAGTCGTACAGGCTATAGCAAGGGGTTTTAGCCCTGAAAAGGCTTTGAAATTGTTTGACCATGACCTTCTTATGTTTGAAACGATAGACCTTTCAAATATTGCAAGGACAGAAAAAGATCTCATGCGGATAAGGGGTAGACTCATAGGGAAGGATGGCAAAACAAGGGAGATATTTGAGAGCCTGACCAGCGCATATATCTCCGTTTATGGAAAAACAGTAAGCTTGATAGGGTATCCTGAGCAGAATACCGTAGCAAGAACAGGTATAAATATGCTTCTTGAAGGGTCAGCCCATGGCCCTGTTTATTCGTTCCTTGAGAAGAAAAAGAGTGATTTGAAGAGAGCAGAATTGGGATTGTAG
- a CDS encoding ArsR family transcriptional regulator, with protein sequence MKALKIKQLDEKDEEIADILISLGMSRNVAMSLTYLQNMNSATSVDLERVARLRQPEVSIAMRQLKERDWIDEREEKTSGKGRPYKIYSLKVGFKDIVTQLEKQQKKAVDEAKANLERLKELGK encoded by the coding sequence ATGAAAGCCCTTAAGATTAAACAGCTTGATGAAAAAGACGAAGAGATCGCAGATATACTTATTTCCCTTGGGATGAGCCGGAATGTCGCAATGAGCCTTACCTATCTTCAGAATATGAATTCTGCAACCTCGGTAGACCTCGAAAGAGTAGCCAGATTGCGCCAGCCCGAAGTCAGTATTGCAATGAGGCAGTTAAAAGAACGAGACTGGATAGATGAACGGGAAGAGAAGACCTCTGGAAAAGGAAGACCATACAAGATATATTCGCTCAAAGTTGGTTTTAAGGATATTGTTACCCAGCTTGAAAAACAGCAGAAAAAAGCCGTTGATGAGGCAAAGGCAAACCTTGAGCGATTGAAGGAATTGGGGAAATAG
- a CDS encoding amino acid kinase produces MITIKLGGSLIHSAKRIIKDLIEYTNSTGETILIVPGGSIFADAVRKSNPSQEAAHWMAILAMEQYGYYLADGTDTKLIDNLKIPGNGTYVLLPYNLLKNNDELSHTWDVTSDTIAAWVALKLRARYIKVTDVDGIYLNGTLQNELKAEELINIETCVDAELPHFLMKNKMNCEIINGNCPGRVVNALALKGNITGTLIKG; encoded by the coding sequence ATGATAACCATAAAACTCGGTGGGAGCCTGATCCATAGCGCAAAAAGAATCATAAAAGACCTCATAGAATACACCAATTCAACCGGGGAAACTATTCTCATCGTCCCGGGCGGTTCAATTTTCGCGGACGCTGTGCGCAAATCCAATCCCTCGCAAGAAGCTGCGCACTGGATGGCAATACTTGCTATGGAGCAGTATGGGTATTATCTGGCTGATGGAACTGATACAAAACTGATCGACAACCTGAAAATTCCTGGCAACGGTACTTATGTTTTACTTCCATACAACCTCCTTAAGAATAATGATGAACTCTCCCACACATGGGATGTGACCTCAGACACAATTGCAGCATGGGTTGCGTTAAAGCTCAGGGCAAGGTATATCAAAGTTACAGATGTTGATGGTATATACTTGAATGGCACACTTCAAAATGAACTCAAAGCAGAGGAACTCATTAATATTGAGACCTGTGTGGATGCAGAACTTCCGCATTTTCTAATGAAGAATAAAATGAATTGCGAGATCATTAATGGAAATTGTCCTGGAAGGGTGGTAAATGCATTGGCATTAAAAGGCAATATTACAGGAACTCTTATTAAAGGATAA
- a CDS encoding DUF1610 domain-containing protein, whose translation MPRKEKATICVSCGVNLIERGYARFPCPQCGNEIGRCTACRHQSNSYKCPECGFEGP comes from the coding sequence ATGCCAAGAAAAGAAAAAGCAACAATTTGTGTTTCATGCGGAGTAAATCTTATTGAACGTGGCTATGCACGATTCCCATGCCCGCAATGCGGTAATGAGATCGGAAGATGCACAGCCTGCAGGCATCAGAGCAATTCATATAAATGTCCTGAATGCGGATTCGAAGGGCCGTGA
- a CDS encoding elongation factor 1-beta: MGEVAAKIKVMPSGMDVDLNKLKDALTKAIPKGARIHGFSEEPVAFGLKALIVVVKVGDIEGGTEKVEEVFSKVNGVESVSVEELGRM; the protein is encoded by the coding sequence ATGGGAGAAGTAGCGGCAAAAATAAAAGTAATGCCCTCGGGCATGGATGTTGATCTTAATAAACTCAAAGATGCCCTGACAAAAGCCATCCCAAAAGGAGCGCGAATTCACGGGTTCTCAGAAGAACCTGTTGCATTTGGCTTGAAAGCCTTAATTGTAGTTGTAAAAGTCGGCGATATTGAGGGCGGAACTGAGAAAGTCGAAGAAGTATTCAGCAAAGTCAACGGTGTAGAAAGCGTTTCGGTTGAAGAATTGGGCAGGATGTAG
- a CDS encoding SHOCT domain-containing protein, translating into MDGYGYGMMGGGMWILGFIFWILIIVGLALLIKYLWQGGGMRGGQESALEVLKKRYARGEISKEEFEEKKKDLM; encoded by the coding sequence ATGGATGGCTACGGCTATGGAATGATGGGTGGAGGTATGTGGATTCTGGGATTTATATTCTGGATATTGATTATAGTAGGACTCGCATTGCTCATAAAATATCTATGGCAGGGTGGGGGTATGAGGGGAGGGCAGGAATCCGCGCTTGAAGTGCTGAAGAAAAGGTATGCAAGAGGAGAGATAAGCAAGGAAGAATTTGAAGAGAAAAAGAAAGATTTGATGTGA